Within the Myxococcus virescens genome, the region ACACGCGGCTCTGCACGAAGGCGACGGAGACGTGGAGGATGCGCAGCACGGCCCAGGCCAGCGCCACGACGCTCAACGAATAGCCGATCCGGATGAACACGCCCTGCGCCGGACGAGGCAGCCGCAACAGCAGCGTGCCCACCACCAGCAGCGCGGAGAAGGTGAGCAGCTTCAGCGGCCCCTTCCCCGAGGAGACCACATTCTCCTCCCAGGTGAACCGGGTCCACCGCGCCACACGGCGGGCGAAAGCCAGGACCAGGCGCTCCAGCAGCACCGCCAGGCCCAGGCTGCCCAGCACCGTCACCAGCAGCCCCAGCCACTGCCAGGGCTCCAGTCCCAGCACCGTGTCACTGAAGAAGAAGGCCGGCAGGAGGCCCACCAGCCGGGGGCCATACTCCGCGAAGAGCGGGTCCACCTGCCGCACCGTGGACTCGCTGAAGACCCAGACCAGCTCCCCCTCAGTCGAGGAGACCCGCTGGACGCGGACGGGGACGTTGTTCCCCTGCAACGGAATGGTGCCCAACTGGTCGTAGCGCGCGTCGGCCGGGTCGCCCTCCTGCTCCTTGCTCAGCGCGCTCACGTCCACGGGCAGCTTGCGGTCCAGCACGAACTTGAGCGCGCGGGCCAACTGGAAGCCCCGCTCCGCCTGCTGGGCGCGCGGGATGTAGTCCAGGTCCAGGTAGTGCGCCGCCAGGGCGTAGTCCCCCCGGTGCGCGGCGGCCAGAAAGCCCTGCACAGTGGCCTGCGGCGTCTTCCGGTCCACCGAGGGGGGCGGCGGGTTGAGACCCGCGTTGAGCGCGGCGGCAGGAAGGCTCCACAGCAGCCCCAGTCCCAGGACGAGTGCTCTCAGGGTCCATCTGTCACGGTGCATCATGGCTGACTTCCATATCCCTTTTTGGATGTCTCACTGGAAAGAAGTCGTCCCCGGAGACCCGGCGGGCGAGCGTGCGGCGGTGGACATCCGAAATCAGGGAAACACCGGCCCCGGGAGCGCACGGGAAAGCGTTGGTGCGGCGCGTGGGGGTAGGATAGATAAAGGAGTGAAGGAAGGTCGCCGTGTCCGAGAAGCGAAGAATCCTCCTGATTGATGACAGCGAGATTACGCTCGCGATGGAGAAGGCCGTGCTCGAAGCGCGCGGCTACGAGGTCATCGCCACCTCCACGCTCATGGAGTTCGAGAAGACGCTGCAGACCTGGCGCCCGGACCTCATCCTCACCGACATCCACATGCCCGAAGCCAAGGGCACGGATATCTGTCGCACGCTCAAGAACGAGTACGGCACGCAGGACATCCCCATCGTCCTCTTCTCCAGCCTCCCGGACGACGAGCTGTCCAAGCTCGCCGAACAGGTGGGGGCAGACGGCTCCTTGTCCAAGGTGAACGGGCTGGAAGCCATGGGTGAGAAGATCGACGAACTGGTGCAGAGCATCCTCTGGTGAATCCCATGCGTGCCTTCCTCGCCGCGGCCCTGCTGGCCGCGTCGCTCGCTGGCTGTGCACGCAAGGACCCGCCCCCCAAGCCCGCGGAAGCAGACGCTTCGGCTACGTCGGCCACCGCCGCCGCGAAGCCCGCCGTGGCGGCAAGCCAGGGCTCGGGCGCCATCCTCTTCCTCTCCGCCGACACGCGTGGCTACCTGGGCCCGTGCGGCTGTAGCGAGAACATGCGAGGCGGCATTGCCCGCGCCGCCGCGCAGGTGCAGTCGGCGCGCAAGGGCTCGCTGCCGGTCCTCTATGTGGATGGCGGCAACAGCCTCTTCGGCGAGCAGCGGCTCAAGCCGGGACAAGTGCCCCAGGAGGAACGCAAGGCCAAGGCGCTCGCGGACGCCATGCGGCACATGGGCCTGGCGGTGCGCGCCACCGGCCCGCTGGACGACACGCAGGGCGTGGACTTCCGCAAGGGCCTGGGGCTGCCGGAGCTGGCGCCGGGCGCGGTGAAGCTGCTGCCCGCGGGCGAACGGAAGGTGGGCGTGGTGGCGGCGACCACGGCCGCGCAGCTCGCGGAGGCCAGCGCCCAGGCCCGCGCGCAGGGAGCGGACTTCGTGGTGGGTCTGCTGGACGTCACCCTGGACGTGGCCCAGCAGGCGGTGGAGCAGCCGGGTTTGAAGGCCGACGTGGTGGTGGCCACCCGCACCGCCACCGAGTTCAGCGGCGAGGAGAACCGGCTGGTGCGGTCCGCGGTGCCGGTGGTGGCGCTGCAGAGCAAGGGACGCTCGCTGCTGCGCGTGGACCTGGCCTATGCGCCCCAGACGGGCCCCTTCGCGCTGCAGAAGGGTCAGGATGACCTGGAGCGTGAGGCCGCCGCCCTGGAGCAGCGCACGGCGTTGCTGGACAAGGACATCAACCTCCCCGGCACGGACCCGAAGCTCAAGGCGCTCAAGCAGGGCAAGCGCGACGAACTGGTGGCGCGCCGGCAGGCCCTGCTGGACGCTCCGCCCGTCACCCCCGACGGCGTCAACGCATTCACGTTGCGCTTCGTGCCCCTGGAGTCCAGCCTTCCCTCCGACGCGGAGGCGGTCGCGCTGGTGTCCGCCTACGACGCGGACGTGGGGAAGATGAACCTCGCCTGGGCGAAGGCGCATGGACAGGACTGCCCCCCTCCCGCGCCGGGCCGCGCGGGCTTCGTGGGCAACGAGCCCTGCCGCACCTGCCACGAGGACGCCTTCCCCGTCTGGGAGAAGTCCAAGCACCACCACGCCTGGGAGACGCTGGAACAGGTGGGCAAGCAGTTCCACCTCAACTGCGTGGGGTGCCACGTCACCGGCTGGGAGCAGCCCGGCGGCGTTTGCCGGCTGGACAAGGTGGCGGGCCGCGAGGACGTGGGCTGTGAGAGCTGCCACGGTCCGGGCTCGGAGCACGCGGACGCGCCTGGAGCCCACAACATCATCGCCTCGCCGGGCGAGAGCGTGTGCGTCACCTGTCACAACCCGGAGAACTCGCCTCACTTCGATTTCGCGACGTACCTGCCGCGCATCGTGGGGCCAGGACACGGGAAGCCCTAGTCATCCGGGAATCCAGGCCCTCGCCTGGGTGGTTGCTCCTACCCGGCGTCCGAACAAGACGCGCATGCCGCGACTCCTTGTTTGACTGTCAAGGAAAAGGGCGATTACTTCCCGCTTTCGCCTGCCTCCGGGCGCCCGTTCCCGCGACTGTATGCCGCCTCTACCTCTGCTCCTGCTCGCCCTGGCCTCAGCCCCTGCTTCGGGGCTCACCCCACCGCCCGTGGGGCCCGTTCCTGCCAAGGCTCAGGTGGTGGAATCCGAGGGTGCGCAGGCACCTGTGGCGCAGTCACCGGCCGAGAAGGCGCCCACGGCCAGCCTGGAAGCGGCCCCCGTTGCCGTAAAGCCGGCAGGCGAGGCTCCGTCGCCGGTGGCTGGTGGCGAGAAGGCACCAACGGCTGCTACGGCACCCGGCGCCGCGGATACCGCGACCGAGGATGTCGATGAGCCCGGTTTGGAGCCGCTGGAGCCCGGCACGCCGATGGTGGCCGGGGACGCCTCCGAGCAAGGCGAGGCCACGCGCGACGCGGTTGAGTCCGAGTCCGCCGAGTTGGAGGAACTGCGCGCACTGGAAGGCGCCGCGCTGGACCCGGCGTCGCGCTCCACCGCGGAGGTGATGCAGTCGCTGCGGCGGCTCGGGCTCGCCAACCCGCTGCGGATGCGCATGCTGGACGCGCTCGACGAACACACCTTCCGCGAGGACGAAGAGCTGCCGGAGATTCCGCTCATCACGGACCTGGCGACCTTTGACGTGGCGCAGATTCAGGACCGTTACGACATCCCAGTGGAGATGCAGCCGCTGGTGGCCCAGTACGTCCAGTTCTTCCAGGGGCCCGGGCGACGCTGGTTCCGCAAGTGGATGTCGCGCGCGGCCCGGTACGTGCCGGTGATGCACCCCATCCTGGAGCAGTACGGCCTGCCGAAGGACACGGTGTACCTGGCGATGATTGAGAGCGGCTTCTCGGCGCATGCCTATTCGTGGGCGCACGCGGCGGGGCCGTGGCAGTTCATCTCCAGCACCGGCAAGCAGTACGGGCTGAAGCAGGACTTCTGGGTGGACGAGCGGCGGGACCCCATCAAGGCCACCCACGCCGCGGCGTCCTACCTGAAGGACCTCAAGCGCGAGCTGGGGCACTGGTACCTGGCGTGGGCCGGCTACAACACCGGCTCCGGGCGCGTCCGGCGGATGGTGGAGCGGCACGGGACGACGAACTTCTGGCTCCTGTCCGAAGAGCGCGGCCTGGCGAAGGAGACGAAGCACTACGTGCCCAAGCTGATTGCCGCGGCGCTGGTGGCCAAGCACCCGGCGGCGTTCGGATTCAACGAGAACGAGTTCGACCCCGAGCCCGTGCTCGACTTCGACGAGGTGCAGCTCACCGACGCGGCGGACCTGGACGTCGTCGCCCGCGCGGCCGGCGTGCCCGTCAAGGTGGTGCAGGACCTCAACCCCGAGCTGAAGCGCTGGTGCACCCCGCCGGCGACGGCCAAGAAGCCCTACACGCTCCGGCTTCCCAAGGGGGCAGGGACTCAGTTCGCGGACAACTACAAGCGCATCAGCCCCGCGGAGCGGCTCACTTTCCGCATCCACAAGGTGAAGCGCGGCGACACCCTGTCCCAAATCGCGGAGACGTACGGCACGGCGTCCGAGGCCATCCTCCAGATGAACCAGCTGAAGTCGGCCCGGACGTTGCGCGTGGGCGGAGAGCTGGTGATTCCGATTCCTGCCGGCAAGAGCTCGGGCGGCGCGCTGGCGACGAAGGTGGCGCAGGCCCGACGCAGCGGCGTGGTGGTGCGGCCCGAGGACGAAGTACCGGCGGGTACGCCCAAAGGCCCGGTGGCCGCGGGCCCCGTGAAGAAGGAGACCATCAACGGGCGCACGCGCGTGACATACGGCGTGATGTCCGGCGACAGCCTCTGGGTGATTGCGAACAAGTTCAACGTGTCGGTGGACTCGCTGAAGCAGTGGAACAACCTCAAGCGGCGCAACCCGACGCTCCAGGTGGGCTCCACGCTGTTCATCTGGCCCGATGGCAACACGGCCACCGCCAGCGTGCAGGAGCGCGGCGGCACGGTGCTCGCGAAGCACTCGGTGAGCGTCGCCAAGCCCGCGGGCAAGGCCGGCAAGGTCCACGCGCTGGCCGAGGGCGAGACGCTCTGGTCTGTCGCGCAGCGCTACGGCGTCAGCGTGGACGACATCATGCGGTGGAACAAGATCAAGGACAACCGCACCATTCCCACGGGGAAGGTGCTGCTCCTCAGCGCGCCGTAGTCTCCGGCGCGACGGCAAGCCTCACGTGGTTGCGTCGGGCGAGCGAATTGCACTGAGGCCGGGGATGACCTCATCCATCTCGCCACCGGAGTCACGTATCTCGTTCCTTCCGCCTGACGTCTCGGACGCGGCATCAACACCCGCCCTCGGCAAGACGGCACGCAGTCCCAAGCTCGCCTCCCGAGTCACCGTCGGCCAAGGTCCTCAGCCCGCGCTGGATGCACGTCCACGGTCCGGGACGCCCTTGCCTCCGGAAGGCGTGGACCGGCCCGCGCGCACTCCAGCGCCCCCTGACAACGCGCGCTTCACCGGGCTGCCCCAACTGGCGGACGTCGCGTCAGGGGCCCAGGTCCTCGGCCCCGGCAGCCAGGGCGAGGGCCTCCGCGCCGTACAAGCCACCCTGCTCGACATGGGCTTCGCCCTGCACGGCGGCGCGGACGGACGCCACGGCCCGCACACGAGCCGAGCGCTGCGGAACTTCCAGGTCCACGCCTCGCGCACCTTCCCCGCCGTCCTCCCCACGGGCGCGCTGGATGCCGCCACGCTGCGCGCGCTGGATGCACTGGCGCCAGCGCCAGGGGCGCGTGGGCAGACATGGGGATTGCCTTCCGCCTTCTTCGACGGACAACAGGTCCGCGTGGTGGTGGCCCTCCGGGAGCACCGGACCTTCCTCTTCGACACCCGTGGGCAACTCGTGGACATCTTCCCCAACGCCACGGGCGCCGCGGCCTCCCCTACCCGCACCGGGCTCAAGGTGGTCCGCACGAAGTTGGATCAACTGGCCACCGAAGCGGCCGGCGCACGGCTGTGGAACGACCGCCATGTCTTCGGCGTGCGCATGCTCGACCTCTCCTGGGCGGACGGCCGGCACTCCGGTGAGGAGCTGCACGGAACGAACGCCCCCGCCCTCCTGGGCACGGACGTCTCGCACGGCTGCATCCGCCACTCGAACGAGGCCGTGCGCGTGCTGCACGACGCGCTCTCCGTGGGAGACCGCGTGGCCGTCGTCGAGCACGTGGACGACCCGCCCCTGGGCGTACCGCGCCCCGTGGCGTGAGCCCGTGCCTCCCCCGGAAGCGAAGCCCAGACCGCGAAGCCCCGCGTCAGTTGCCGGGCGCGAAACGGAACAGGCTGGCGGCGAAGTACAGGCTGTTGCGCTGGAAGACGCCTTCGGCCGACGTGCCCGTCTCCAGCTTGTCCTGCACCCGCTTGGGCAGGTTTGCGTAGAGGTCCTGCCCCAGCAGCTCCTCGATGCGGTCCACGGGCACGCGGTGCGAATCGAGCAGCGGGAGGATGTCCTCCTTCTTCGACGGCCCGTCCTTCATGTTGGGCACGAGGTACGCGTACATCGTGAGGCTGCCGTTCGGCAGCTCATGGAGGACCGTCTTGAAGTTGTGCGTGGGCACGGCGATGCGGCGCTCCCCCGCCCCCGTCGTCTCCCGCTTCTCCGGAGGCAGCGGCTGCCCCTTGTCATCCAGGTACAGGTTGCCGGTGAGGATGTACGCCTTGCCGCCCAGCGAGTTCACGAGACCGGAGACGCCCTGCTCCAGCGTGCGCCACACCTGTTGGTTGTGGTTGCCATGCTGGGGGGCGATGTTGGTCATCAGGTGGCTCTCGTTCATCGCCTCCTGCGTGGGCGAGTCCTCCGCCGGCTTCATGTGGCCCCGGTCGAAGCCCGTCCGCGTGTAGTCGGAGTCGGTGACGCCGGTGCGGCCCAGCTCGGGGTCGCGAACGAAGGTGCTCTCCAGCCGGGACACCGTCGCGGGCGTCTCCTGGATGTCCGACGCGGACAGCATGTAGCTCACGAAGGTGGGGACGTTCGCCCCCTGGTCCAGCGCCAGGCGCGAATACTCCTTCACCAGGCTGAGCCCCTCCGAGCCCAGGGCTCCAGCGGGGCGCAGTGGGTCCAGCTCTCCGGCCGCTTCGGCCACGCGGCTCTGGAACGCGGCCATCTGCTGGTCCGGCACCCAGCGGGTGTCCGCGTGCTTGCCCGCCTTCGACGCCTGGATGAACGCGTCCAGTTCCTCCGCGCTGAGCTGGCCGTCTCCATTGCCCCCCAGCAGGTCCGCGCGCCGGGCCACCGTGGCCTGCCAGCCGCTCTCGAAGGCGTCCACGCCCACCGCGGAGCCATTTCCCTGAGCGAGCTTCGCGTCCAGCGAGGAGCGCTTCTGCTGAAGCGCGGTGGACGTCAGGTACTGCCCGTCCTCGGGCGCGGCCAGGTAGCTCTCCAGCTCCGCCGCGGACACCTGCCCGTTGCCTCCGCGCGTCTTGCTGCCCGCCGCGTCGGCGGCCTGCATCACCCCCACCTGCCAGCTGTCATCCTTCCAGCCGAACTTCTCCTGGAGCTCGTTGATGGGCACCTCGCGGGCCGTCGAGCGTCTCCAGCTTCCTCCCGGCGTGGTGACGGCATTGAGGGGCGAAGCGGCCGATGTCGGGCGCGGGGGAACGGCTCGCGTCGTGGTGGGTCGCAGCGTCATCCTGAACGTCCTCGGGGCCGACGAGGTGAGGCACGAGGTGGAGCCCCTTCTCCCATCGTCGGCCGTTCGGCGCGCCAAGTTGCGTCACGGCTCCGTTTTCTTACGAAGAAAAAGAACCTGGGGGTCGTTTTGCACCTGGATACCCGCCTAACCCTTCTTTCCAGGGGCTTTCGATAGGCTCAGGGCCTCCGGGCCCGCCTTCTGGAGGGCCTGGACGATACGGGCCTCGGCCTGGAGCCGCTCCACGTGGTCCGGGGACAGCCCGGCCTCCTCCGCCGACAGCGCCAGGGTGACGAGGAAGGCCTCACTCACGAGCCCCTGAGCGGGCGTCGCGGGAGCCGTGGGCGTGAAGACGTGGGCGCTGAGCACGGCCCCGGTGAAGGTGCGCACCTTCACCTGCCGGACCTCGGTGGCGCCCGCCATCGCGGACTCCAGGCGGACCAGCGCGTCCCAGGCGTCCGCGGGAACGCGGCGGAGCATGCCGGGGAGCTTGTGGCCTGGCGCATCCACCAGCCGGGCCACCTTCCCGCCCCAGGCCGCCGACGCCACGTCGTAGACGACGTCCACGTCGAGCGCCTCCGCCAGCTCGCCCTCCAGCACGTCGGGAATGGGCGGGAGCCCCGGGAGGCGCTCGCGCGCAATCACCGGGGCCAGGTCGAGGGAGTACGCGAACCAGGAACGCGGAGCAGTGGGGCCAGCAGCCATGTCCCCAGTCTCAGCGGGCCGTGCGCCCAGGACAAGCGCCTGGGCGTGAGGCGGCACCGGCTACTGCGACTCCAGCAGCGCCTTCAGCTCGCGCACGCGCCGGGTGATGTAGTCCCGGTCCAGTTGGCGGAAGCCCTCGGGCAGCAGCTCGCGGCTGGTGCACTCCTGCACCGCCACCAGGTTCTGCAGCTCGATTTCCAGCGGGTAGCTGGGGGGCACGAAGTCCGCGAGCACCGCGGCCAGGTCGTCCTTCGTCACCGCCTCGCGGCCCTCCGCCAGCGCGCGGAACTTCGAGCGCACCATGACGGCTTCGATGTCCGCGCCGCTGAAGGCGCGCACGCCCTCCGGAATCAGCGTGGAGAAGGATTCGATGCCTTCCACGGACACGCCCGTCTTCTTGGACATGACCTGGAACAGCTCGTCCCGCTCCGCGTCCGTCTGCGGATAGAAGAGCGCCAGGTGCTCCTCCGCGCGCCCCTGCCGCTTGAGGTCGATGGGCAGCAGGTCCGGCCGCGCCGTCATCAGGAACCAGACAATCTTCCCGCGGTAGAACGTGTTGCCCATGAACGAGGCGATGGAGCCGAACACGCGGCTGCTCGTCCCGGAGTCTCCGCCGGAGTCACGGTTGCCGAGGAACGTATCCGCCTCGTCAATCATCACCGCCACCGGCCACAGGGCCTTGAGCAGGTTGAAGATCTTCTCGAGGTTCGCCTCGGTGACGCCCTGCCACTGGCTGCGGAAGTTGAGGAACTTCACCACGGGGATTCCAATCTCCCCGGCGAAGCAGCTCACCATGAACGTCTTGCCCGTGCCCACGGGACCCGACAGCAGGTAGCCCATGGGCATGACCTCCAGGCGCCCCTTCTTCAGGGCCCCGGCTGCCTGCCGCAGCATCTGCTTGGCCTTGGCGTGTCCCGCCACGGCGTCCAGCGTGTGCACCGGCTCGATGAACTCCAGCAGGCCGTGACACTCCGCCTGGATGATTTCGCGCTTCTTCTCCTTGAGCAGCTCGGAGGTGATGCGCACCTCGCGCTCGATGGCCTCGGTGAGCACGCGGTCCAGGTTGATGCGGGACAAACCCGCCGTCATCTTCGCCAGGCCCGCCAGCGGCACGTCCGACACGGACTGGAGCCGCTTGCCCTCCAGCTTGTAGCGCACGTACTCCAGCCGCTCCTCCTCGGTGGGAAGGGGCAGCTCGATGGGCGCCACGTACGGGTTGCGGCTGATGCGCGGCGACACGTCCGCCAGGTTCTCCGCCAGCAGCACCACGGACACGTCGGACGCGAGGAACTGCGGGTCGTGCGCCCACTTGTCCAACGTGGCCACCACGAAGCGGTCCTCGCTGGAGAGGTGGCTCATCTCCCCGCCGGGAACGAGCGTCTCCGCGAAGTCGACGATGAGCGCCAGCGAGCGGCCCTCGCTCAGGCGCATGCGCATGAAGTTCTCCAGAATCTGGAGCGCGCGGCCCGGGTCTCTCGGCATGACCTTGGCGTAGTCGGTGCCGTACATGGCGTCGTAGCCCGCCATGGCCCGCTGCAGGTCCTTCTGCGTCTCCGGCGTCGCGGAGCGGATGCCGGACGACCGGTCATAGAAGATGACGTGGTCCCGGCCGCCGAAGAGCTCCTCGGAGAGGAACGTCTTCAGCGTGCCGAAGCCGCGGCCGCCATCCTCCAACTGCAGGGGCTGCAAGTCCCGCACGGCCCCGTACAGCAGGAAGGCGCTGACCGTCTTCGTGTAGTACTTCCGGGCCAGCTGCTGGGCCCAGCGAGGAAGATCCGCCAGGGGATCCGCCTTGTTCACCTTGCGCACCTTGCTCACGAACTCCCGCCTCCTCTCGCTCCACCCACAGGGGAGCTGGCGCGCCCGCCCCCTTCGCGGGAAGCGGGCCTTCGGCTAACGGCAGCGCGGCTGCCGCTTGAGGGAAACGCTCGCGGTGGCCGGCTCATTGCCTGGCGCTGCGTCCGGGACGTCGACCTCGGCCTCGTTGTGGCACTTCAGCTTCAGGGTGAGCTGCCGCGCGCTGGGTGGCACCTGCACGACGGCGGGCGTGGTGGCGCCCATGTCCTTGCCGTCCACGAAGATGGTGGCACCGGCCGGCTTGGACTCCACCTTCACCGACACCCGCGTCACCAATGGCTCCAGCTTGAGCGACACCTCCACCGGTCCACCGCCGGACACCGGCACCCGCTTGGACGCGGGCTTGTGGCCAGGCGCACTCACCTCCACCACCCACTCCGACCCGCTGATGGGCACGTCCTTGATGTAGGCCGCCGACTTGCCCTGCTCGCGCACCACCCGGCCATCCACCTTCACCTCGGCCGTGGCGGGCTCCGTCGTGAGCACCAACGCCGAGGTGCGCACCAGGCTCTCCAGCACCGCCTGCACGGGCGTGACGTCCTTCCCCTCGGCGACCTCCACCGTCTTCGTGAAGGTGTTGTAGCCCTCCGCGCTCACCACCACCATGACCTTGCCGGCGGGCACCTCGCGCAGGAGCGTCGCGCTGCCACCCTCCAGGGGCACCAGCTGCGTGTCCAGGCGCACCTGCACGCGGTTGCGGACCTCCGAGGGCACGCCCTGCAGGTCCACCAGCACGTAGCCCACACCGGGCCCCGACACCGCCCAGCCGATCAGCGCCAGCACGAGCACGGCGACCCCGCCGATGCCGCCGAAGAGCACCTTCCTGGGAATGGGCGCTCGGCCGCCCACGGTCGGCGTCGCGCCGGTGGTCCGCTCCGGGGCGTCCCCGTCGTCTTCATCGTCATACGCGGGGGCCACCGGCGCGGGCTGAGCCACGGGGGCCGGTGGCGACACCGGGCGGGCCGCGGCCTGCGAGGCGTCCGGCACCTGCACATCCCGCGTCATCCGCGGCAGGCCCCCACTCCGGCTCGTCCGGGGCGTGGACCCCGAGGCGGGCGGCGGCGCGTCCGAGGGCGACAGCGTGGGCACGGACATGGACGGCCGCACCACGGGGATGTTCGCGTGTGACAGCCGTGGCGGGCCGACGGGAGGCGACAGGGGCGCGGGCGGCGAAATGACCGCCGTCCTGCCGCTGACGGGCTCGTCGTCCGCGTCGTGACCCGGCGTCGACGGCAACTCCAGCGGGGTGATGGCACGCCCGACGGCGGCCCCCGGCTGCGTGGTGGGCTCTGGCGTGTCCGCGAACTCGTGGTCGCTGGAGACGAGCTGCGTCGCCCCACCCTCGTCCTCGTCGGGAGGAGGCGCGGCGGTGGCGGCCGTCAGCTTCGGCAGCGCGGCCAGCGTGGGCGAGCGGCGCACGCCACCTGGAGGCACCGTCGGCATGGAGCCCGTCATCCGGGGCTGCGGCGCCACCGGCTGCACCACCGGCACGGGCGCCGGCGGCGGCGCGGAGGGCATGATGGGGCTGTTGAAGGACGCAGCTTCCAGCGCGGCCTGCATGCCTTCAGGCGGCTTGATGTCCGCGTAGTCCAGCAGGCGCTGCTTCTCCCGCTCCACGTCCTCCGCGAACGTGGACTTCATGTACTGCGCCAGGTCCTTGCGGCTGAAGATGGTGTCGCTGGTGATGAGGAAGCGCTGCAGGTCGTCGCCCAGCTCGCTGGCGTACTGGTAGCGCTCGTCCACGTCCTTGGCCAACGCCTTGAGGACGATTCGCTCCAGCGTCTCCGGGATGCGCCGGTTGTACGTGCTGGGCGACGGCACCTCCGCCTTGCGCACCTTCTCCAGCACGCTGAAGTCGCTGTCGCCCACGAAGAGGCGCTCACCGGTCAGCATCTCGTAGAGGCACACGCCAATGGCGAACACGTCCGAGCGCCGGTCCAACGGAAGGCCGCGGATCTGCTCCGGGCTCATGTAGCCGAACTTGCCCTTGAGGATGCCGGCCTGCGTCTTGGTCGCCTTGCCGGCCGCCTTCGCGATGCCGAAGTCGATGACCTTGACCTCGCCCTCATAGGAGATGAGGACGTTCTGCGGCGAGATGTCGCGGTGGACGATGTTCATGTCCCGCCCCATCCCGTCCTTCTTCCGGTGGGCGTAGTCCAGGCCCTCGCACATCTTGGACACGCAGAAGGCCACCAGCGGCACCGGAGCGGGCTCCCCCTTCTTCCGGCACCGGTCGAAGATGGCCCGCAT harbors:
- a CDS encoding ATP-binding protein, whose product is MSKVRKVNKADPLADLPRWAQQLARKYYTKTVSAFLLYGAVRDLQPLQLEDGGRGFGTLKTFLSEELFGGRDHVIFYDRSSGIRSATPETQKDLQRAMAGYDAMYGTDYAKVMPRDPGRALQILENFMRMRLSEGRSLALIVDFAETLVPGGEMSHLSSEDRFVVATLDKWAHDPQFLASDVSVVLLAENLADVSPRISRNPYVAPIELPLPTEEERLEYVRYKLEGKRLQSVSDVPLAGLAKMTAGLSRINLDRVLTEAIEREVRITSELLKEKKREIIQAECHGLLEFIEPVHTLDAVAGHAKAKQMLRQAAGALKKGRLEVMPMGYLLSGPVGTGKTFMVSCFAGEIGIPVVKFLNFRSQWQGVTEANLEKIFNLLKALWPVAVMIDEADTFLGNRDSGGDSGTSSRVFGSIASFMGNTFYRGKIVWFLMTARPDLLPIDLKRQGRAEEHLALFYPQTDAERDELFQVMSKKTGVSVEGIESFSTLIPEGVRAFSGADIEAVMVRSKFRALAEGREAVTKDDLAAVLADFVPPSYPLEIELQNLVAVQECTSRELLPEGFRQLDRDYITRRVRELKALLESQ
- a CDS encoding serine/threonine-protein kinase, with protein sequence MTTTQPKRQPIPFGKYLLLDRINIGGMAEVWRGKQFGASGFERLVAIKRILPNIAEDDEFISMFIDEAKISVQLTHANVASIYELGNILGSYFISMEYIPGKDMRAIFDRCRKKGEPAPVPLVAFCVSKMCEGLDYAHRKKDGMGRDMNIVHRDISPQNVLISYEGEVKVIDFGIAKAAGKATKTQAGILKGKFGYMSPEQIRGLPLDRRSDVFAIGVCLYEMLTGERLFVGDSDFSVLEKVRKAEVPSPSTYNRRIPETLERIVLKALAKDVDERYQYASELGDDLQRFLITSDTIFSRKDLAQYMKSTFAEDVEREKQRLLDYADIKPPEGMQAALEAASFNSPIMPSAPPPAPVPVVQPVAPQPRMTGSMPTVPPGGVRRSPTLAALPKLTAATAAPPPDEDEGGATQLVSSDHEFADTPEPTTQPGAAVGRAITPLELPSTPGHDADDEPVSGRTAVISPPAPLSPPVGPPRLSHANIPVVRPSMSVPTLSPSDAPPPASGSTPRTSRSGGLPRMTRDVQVPDASQAAARPVSPPAPVAQPAPVAPAYDDEDDGDAPERTTGATPTVGGRAPIPRKVLFGGIGGVAVLVLALIGWAVSGPGVGYVLVDLQGVPSEVRNRVQVRLDTQLVPLEGGSATLLREVPAGKVMVVVSAEGYNTFTKTVEVAEGKDVTPVQAVLESLVRTSALVLTTEPATAEVKVDGRVVREQGKSAAYIKDVPISGSEWVVEVSAPGHKPASKRVPVSGGGPVEVSLKLEPLVTRVSVKVESKPAGATIFVDGKDMGATTPAVVQVPPSARQLTLKLKCHNEAEVDVPDAAPGNEPATASVSLKRQPRCR